A genome region from Perca fluviatilis chromosome 20, GENO_Pfluv_1.0, whole genome shotgun sequence includes the following:
- the shda gene encoding src homology 2 domain containing transforming protein D, a, whose amino-acid sequence MAKWLKDYLNLGTRRDPPQPPRPDYSESEILRAYRAQKELDFEDPYQHSDKEHQNGGFSPCSATVSLPSFPEFGSVLPNGVEVKVLSPKHRLIKVDSQEFGCCKVPLSPVTVQEEPVVPSAPAALDADTDYSDPFDVRPNPIGRPNWEPKSAPTDCCSYMEPFEAQRIISELQHSMMTNRSGSGNGGQLYDNPYEERVRHHHRAAPAAQQLIQRVEGGLAQTDSRESRLPQDDERPADEYDQPWEWKKDNISKALAVQFEGAERERSRAQTEQTRLTKTGTTSTIADSTTLRLAGDTLPLLGERVDPFIPLERQVWYHGALSRSEAESLLTLCKESSYLVRNSQTCRNNYSLSLRSCKGFMHMKFTQSADGRYVLGENSPPFSTIPEVIHYYTTHKLPIRGAEHMSLLYPVIVQTL is encoded by the exons ATGGCAAAGTGGCTAAAGGACTACCTAAACCTTGGCACCAGGCGTGACCCCCCACAGCCCCCGAGGCCAGATTACAGTGAGAGTGAGATTTTGAGGGCCTACAGAGCTCAGAAGGAACTAGATTTCGAGGACCCTTATCAACACTCTGATAAGGAGCATCAGAATGGTGGTTTCAGCCCCTGTAGTGCCACAGTGAGCCTTCCCTCTTTCCCTGAATTTGGTTCAGTGCTGCCTAATGGTGTGGAG GTAAAAGTGTTGTCTCCAAAGCACAGACTTATTAAAGTGGACTCTCAGGAGTTTGGCTGCTGTAAAGTTCCCCTGAGTCCTGTGACTGTCCAAGAGGAACCT GTGGTTCCCTCTGCCCCAGCAGCGTTGGACGCTGACACAGACTACTCTGATCCATTTGATGTCCGTCCAAACCCAATAGGCAGACCAAACTGGGAGCCCAAATCTGCACCTACAGACTGCTGCAGCTACATGGAGCCATTTGAGGCCCAGCGGATTATCTCAG AGCTGCAGCACAGCATGATGACTAACCGGTCTGGGAGTGGAAATGGTGGCCAATTATACGATAACCCATATGAGGAAAGGGTTCGCCACCACCACCGAGCTGCTCCAGCAGCACAACAACTAATTCAGAGGGTTGAGGGTGGACTTGCCCAGACAGACAGCAGGGAGAGCAGGCTGCCTCAGGATGATGAGAGGCCAGCTGATGAATATGACCAGCCCTGGGAATGGAAGAAGGACAACATCTCTAAAGCTCTAGCAG TTCAGTTTGAAGGGGCAGAAAGGGAGCGCTCGCGTGCCCAGACGGAGCAGACCAGGCTCACCAAGACTGGCACTACATCTACCATAGCTGACTCAACTACACTCCGTCTGGCTGGTGACACTCTTCCTCTCCTTGGAGAGAGAGTGGATCCATTTATTCCACTGGAGAGACAAGT GTGGTACCATGGAGCCCTGAGCCGCTCGGAGGCAGAGAGTCTACTGACTCTGTGCAAGGAGAGCTCCTACCTGGTGAGGAACAGCCAGACCTGCCGGAACAACTACTCGCTCTCGCTCAG gaGCTGTAAGGGCTTCATGCACATGAAGTTCACTCAGTCTGCAGATGGGCGTTACGTGCTCGGGGAGAACAGCCCTCCCTTCTCCACCATCCCCGAGGTCATCCACTACTACACCACACACAAGCTGCCTATCAGAGGAGCTGAACATATGTCCCTACTGTATCCTGTCATAGTGCAGACCCTCTGA
- the theg gene encoding theg spermatid protein, which produces MATLTQMLAQPKPNRLRYPDRRSVYWLDQLPPEKTGSTTTTELTPRWSELCRSKKFYAQVTISPVWEVSEWALKAVPSNRLCSLAQPRAPAVGWQPDRLLLAPLNRVAQTAVATSRICQLAQPKRRLVLEGSGPKSKPVPMTHIPCKASAHIELLASPKSDHPKFEGERSVCRPVSRAALNYVASPRLHELSSPKERKALFEGYDPYIVSRAARSASPSPRIQQLCLPLPRKCSSN; this is translated from the exons atggcaacactGACGCAGATGCTCGCTCAGCCCAAACCCAACCGACTCAGATATCCAGACCG TCGTTCTGTTTACTGGCTGGATCAGCTGCCACCAGAGAAGACTGGATCCACCACCACAACTG AGTTAACCCCTCGCTGGTCGGAGCTatgtagaagtaaaaagttCTACGCTCAAGTCAC AATTTCTCCAGTGTGGGAGGTGAGTGAATGGGCTCTCAAGGCGGTCCCCTCCAATCGGCTGTGTAGTCTGGCTCAACCACGGGCCCCTGCAGTTGGCTGGCAGCCAGACCGCCTACTGCTTGCTCCT TTGAACAGAGTGGCGCAGACGGCAGTCGCCACTTCACGAATTTGCCAGCTTGCCCAACCAAAAAGAAGACTGGTTCTAGAGGGTTCTGGCCCCAAATCTAAACCTGTACCCATGACCCACATACCCTGCAAAGCCTCGGCACACATAGAGCTACTTGCTT CCCCTAAGTCTGACCACCCCAAGTTTGAAGGAGAGCGCTCGGTGTGCCGGCCCGTCTCCAGAGCAGCGTTGAACTACGTAGCCAGCCCGAGACTTCATGAGTTGTCCAGTCCCAAAGAGAGGAAGGCTCTGTTTGAGGGATACGACCCTTACATAGTTAGCCGGGCAGCCCGGTCTGCTAGCCCGTCGCCTCGGATACAACAGCTCTGTCTGCCTCTGCCTCGCAAATGTAGCTCAAACTAG
- the yju2 gene encoding splicing factor YJU2 produces the protein MSERKVLNKYYPPDFDPSKIPKLKLPKDRQYVVRLMAPFNMRCKTCGEYIYKGKKFNARKETVQNELYMGLPIFRFYIKCTRCLAEITFKTDPENTDYAMEHGATRNFQAEKLVEEAEKRVQLEREEEELNNPMKVLENRTKDSKMEMEVLENLQELKELNQRQALVDFEGMIGRYREMEQREKEREKEEDERETKEMLDRALVKRLRDSDSDSEKEEESSSSSQSRKPSTDKPTDILTTVKTPEAQGTSAGGVKRAKVESWERSVGTLGSKGALGSLVVRKKPAAAFIKPSPVAAAAAPTSQTDSKASTADSKNASRPVTTQNGSSSLSLLGAYSDSDSNDSE, from the exons ATGTCTGAAAGAAAAGTCCTGAAT AAATACTACCCCCCGGATTTTGATCCATCCAAAATCCCAAAACTTAAACTCCCAAAAGATCGTCAGTATGTGGTCAGATTGATGGCTCCATTCAATATGAG GTGTAAAACATGTGGCGAGTACATCTACAAGGGGAAGAAGTTCAATGCACGCAAAGAGACTGTTCAGAATGAGCTTTACATGGGACTACCGATCTTCCGTTTCTACATCAAATGTACTCGATGTCTTGCTGAGATTACGTTTAAG ACTGACCCAGAGAACACAGACTATGCAATGGAGCACGGTGCAACGCGCAACTTCCAGGCAGAGAAACTGGTTGAGGAGGCGGAGAAGAGAGTCCAACTggagagggaagaagaggaactTAACAACCCCATGAAG GTATTGGAGAACCGCACAAAGGATTCCAAGATGGAGATGGAGGTTCTGGAGAACCTTCAGGAGCTGAAGGAGCTGAACCAGAGGCAGGCTCTGGTGGACTTTGAGGGAATGATCGGCCGGtacagagagatggagcagagagagaaggaaagggagaaagaagagGATGAGCGTGAGACAAA AGAGATGTTGGATCGTGCCCTTGTGAAAAGACTCAGAGACTCCGACTCTGATtcagagaaggaagaggagagtAGCAGCAGCTCACAGTCAAGGAAACCCAGCACAGACAAACCAACAGACATCCTCACCACTGTCAAAACCCCAGAGGCACAG GGAACCTCAGCTGGAGGAGTGAAGAGGGCCAAGGTGGAGAGCTGGGAGAGGAGTGTGGGGACGCTGGGCAGTAAAGGGGCCCTGGGATCCCTGGTTGTGCGAAAGAAACCAGCGGCGGCTTTCATCAAACCCAGTCCAGtggcagcagctgctgctccCACTTCACAAACGG ATTCAAAGGCATCCACAGCTGACTCCAAGAATGCCTCAAGGCCTGTTACCACACAAAATGGGTCATCATCTCTCAGCCTGCTGGGGGCATATTCAGACAGCGACAGCAATGACAGCGAATGA